Proteins from a single region of Primulina tabacum isolate GXHZ01 chromosome 5, ASM2559414v2, whole genome shotgun sequence:
- the LOC142544789 gene encoding uncharacterized protein LOC142544789 has product MEKLLNPYDQENMRKAMLRHEETFREQVNELHRLYRTQKILMKDLARLQRDGASHPSWNIDSRARKFVEPGNRAGEYNFTEAGEDGRVLEDEDDRSTDLELTLGPRSYYQRKVKAAELGTDVSGFGPGFSTSSSSGSTSCMKRTKEGFSSQQNQERLDNSHCVFQVLSLNMT; this is encoded by the exons ATGGAGAAGCTTCTAAATCCATATGACCAGGAGAACATGAGAAAGGCAATGTTAAGGCATGAGGAAACATTTCGGGAACAG GTGAATGAACTTCATCGTCTGTATCGAACCCAAAAGATTCTGATGAAAGATCTTGCTAGATTACAGCGAGACGGCGCGTCGCATCCCAGCTGGAATATTGATTCCAGGGCCCGGAAATTTGTTGAGCCGGGGAATAGGGCAGGTGAATATAATTTTACGGAGGCAGGTGAAGATGGTAGAGTTTtagaagatgaagatgatcGGAGTACTGATCTTGAGCTGACTTTAGGTCCGAGAAGCTATTATCAGAGGAAGGTTAAAGCTGCTGAGCTAGGTACAGATGTATCAGGTTTCGGGCCGGGTTTTTCTACTTCTTCTTCAAGTGGGTCAACTAGCTGTATGAAGAGAACAAAAGAAGGATTCTCGAGCCAGCAGAATCAAGAACGATTGGATAATTCCCATTGCGTTTTCCAGGTTTTGAGCTTGAATATGACTTGA